In one window of Frigoriglobus tundricola DNA:
- a CDS encoding putative quinol monooxygenase: MFRALLLAAPLAALVLAGTHSSATAAEDENPLYKLIKSKVKDEKKPFALLVTFKVKTGNEKKFEAAFAPALVATRKEPGCVGYFLNHDPDDAGTYVMYEHFKGLPGLDAHMKEKHTQTLLATVIPLCEGEPKIKVLTIPE, from the coding sequence ATGTTTCGTGCGTTGCTGCTCGCGGCGCCTCTGGCCGCGCTGGTCCTGGCCGGCACCCATTCGTCGGCGACCGCGGCCGAAGACGAAAACCCGCTCTACAAACTGATCAAGTCGAAAGTGAAGGACGAAAAGAAGCCGTTCGCGCTACTGGTCACGTTCAAAGTGAAGACGGGCAACGAGAAGAAGTTCGAAGCGGCGTTCGCCCCGGCCCTGGTCGCGACACGAAAGGAACCCGGGTGCGTGGGGTACTTCCTGAACCACGACCCGGATGACGCGGGCACCTATGTAATGTACGAGCACTTCAAGGGCCTTCCGGGACTGGACGCCCACATGAAGGAGAAGCACACGCAGACGCTGCTCGCGACCGTCATTCCGCTGTGCGAAGGCGAACCGAAGATCAAGGTTCTCACCATTCCCGAGTGA
- the topA gene encoding type I DNA topoisomerase, with amino-acid sequence MPTPRKKSAGDQSAAPEPAAAKKPAPKKPAAPKKTKAAKAPAAEAPAADAPVYDGPRGNYDLVVVESPAKAKTINKYLGPNFRVLASYGHVRDLDTHKKKGEAVAGIDITNGWKLRYTVDDGSDEDSRGRKRRSPKDILAEIGREAARANHVYLASDPDREGESIAWHIADELKLPTDRTSRIRFNEITKTAVQAALAAAGPINAERVAAQEARRAMDRVVGFPLSNLLGKKVANRLSAGRVQSVAVKLIVDREREIEAFKTEEYWKITALLAAAGVPVPWTADPAKSKILAKKKAEPAKPVAWHKPSEEDTVGDPDEPAVDTETSDAPGEPGEGGPASGASDKGGIPTPPPGSFLAELAKWDNAEPKLTNETQADAVVAALAGVPFVVSKVEQKDRQDRPLPPFTTSTLQQQANSRMKFSASRTMQTAQKLYEGIELTGMGQTALITYMRTDSTRVSNDALAAVRTYIQTDNRLGPAYLPAAANVYASNKSAQEGHEAIRPTDVTMTPQRAQAAGLGGDQLRLYELIWRRFVASQCVPARLKVTTYEITAGRGLFRASGRVVEFDGHRRVLPPVGKQEDAELPLVKERDVLNRLDLFESQHFTQPPPRYNEGSLVKTLEKEGIGRPSTYASIISTIQKRGYVTQDRGRFFATEIGKVVTDLLVKHFPNIMDLKFTSQFEDELDEIETGKFKYKQVLDEFWGSFSETLKKADTEMPVQRELTGENCPKCGKPLQKRYSATTGGFFVGCTGYGDDPPCKYIQPRPGEAEREGPTVTDIPCPACGKFMVRKTGRFGVFYTCEGAPECPTTMNENAEGKRTVTALPTPHKCPKCEKHNLLLKESKAGKKYVGCPDSKCGYMGDVDAEGNPVKPADTGIACEKCGKPMVIKVAWRGPFLSCSGYPKCRNAKSINAELKEKLKDIMPPTPERTEKKKDPVLAIETGETCPECGAPMKLMKSRFGPGYYLGCSKYPKCKGKGKVSPELQAKIDAATAAAAAS; translated from the coding sequence GTGCCAACGCCACGCAAGAAGTCGGCCGGCGACCAGTCCGCGGCCCCGGAACCGGCCGCCGCCAAGAAGCCCGCGCCCAAGAAGCCCGCCGCGCCGAAGAAGACCAAAGCCGCGAAGGCCCCGGCCGCCGAAGCGCCCGCCGCCGACGCCCCGGTGTACGACGGGCCGCGTGGCAACTACGACCTCGTCGTGGTCGAGTCGCCCGCGAAGGCCAAAACCATCAACAAGTACCTCGGCCCGAACTTCCGGGTGCTGGCGAGCTACGGCCACGTCCGCGACCTCGACACGCACAAGAAGAAGGGCGAGGCCGTCGCCGGCATCGACATCACCAACGGCTGGAAGCTCCGTTACACCGTGGACGACGGCAGCGACGAGGACTCCCGCGGCCGCAAGCGCCGGTCCCCGAAGGACATCCTGGCCGAGATCGGCCGCGAGGCCGCCCGCGCCAACCACGTGTACCTCGCCAGCGACCCCGACCGCGAGGGCGAGTCGATCGCGTGGCACATTGCCGACGAGCTGAAGCTCCCGACCGACCGCACGTCGCGCATCCGGTTCAACGAGATCACCAAGACCGCGGTGCAGGCGGCGCTCGCCGCGGCCGGGCCGATCAACGCGGAGCGCGTGGCGGCGCAGGAGGCGCGCCGGGCGATGGACCGGGTCGTCGGGTTCCCGCTGTCGAACCTGCTCGGCAAGAAGGTCGCCAACCGTCTGAGCGCCGGCCGGGTGCAGTCGGTCGCGGTCAAGCTGATCGTGGACCGCGAGCGCGAGATCGAGGCGTTCAAGACCGAAGAGTACTGGAAGATCACCGCGCTCCTGGCGGCCGCCGGAGTTCCAGTCCCGTGGACCGCCGACCCGGCGAAGTCGAAGATCCTCGCGAAGAAGAAGGCGGAACCGGCCAAGCCGGTCGCGTGGCACAAGCCGAGCGAGGAGGACACGGTCGGCGACCCCGACGAGCCCGCCGTCGATACGGAGACGAGCGACGCCCCGGGCGAACCGGGCGAAGGCGGCCCCGCGTCCGGCGCCAGCGACAAGGGCGGCATCCCGACGCCCCCGCCGGGATCGTTCCTCGCGGAACTCGCGAAGTGGGACAACGCCGAGCCGAAGCTGACTAACGAAACGCAAGCCGACGCGGTGGTCGCGGCCCTGGCCGGCGTGCCGTTCGTGGTCAGCAAGGTCGAGCAGAAGGACCGCCAGGACCGGCCGCTGCCGCCGTTCACCACCAGCACGCTCCAGCAGCAGGCGAACTCGCGGATGAAGTTCAGCGCGAGCCGCACCATGCAGACGGCGCAAAAGCTGTACGAGGGCATCGAGCTAACGGGCATGGGCCAAACGGCGCTCATCACCTACATGCGTACCGACAGCACGCGGGTGTCGAACGACGCCCTGGCCGCCGTGCGGACCTACATCCAAACCGACAACCGCCTCGGCCCGGCGTACCTGCCGGCCGCGGCCAACGTGTACGCGTCCAACAAGAGCGCCCAGGAGGGCCACGAGGCGATCCGCCCGACGGACGTGACGATGACGCCGCAGCGCGCCCAGGCGGCGGGCCTCGGCGGCGACCAGCTCCGCCTGTACGAACTGATCTGGCGCCGGTTCGTGGCGAGCCAGTGCGTGCCGGCGCGGCTCAAGGTGACGACGTACGAAATCACCGCGGGGCGCGGCCTGTTCCGCGCCAGCGGCCGGGTCGTGGAGTTCGACGGCCACCGCCGGGTGCTGCCGCCGGTCGGCAAGCAGGAAGACGCCGAGCTGCCACTGGTGAAGGAACGGGACGTGCTGAACCGCCTCGACCTGTTCGAGAGCCAGCACTTCACCCAGCCGCCGCCGCGGTACAACGAAGGCTCGCTGGTGAAGACCCTCGAAAAAGAGGGGATCGGCCGCCCGAGCACCTACGCGAGCATCATCAGCACGATCCAGAAGCGCGGGTACGTGACGCAGGACCGCGGCCGGTTCTTCGCCACCGAGATCGGCAAAGTGGTCACCGACCTGCTGGTGAAGCACTTCCCGAACATCATGGACCTGAAGTTCACCAGCCAGTTCGAGGACGAACTGGACGAGATCGAGACCGGGAAGTTCAAGTACAAGCAGGTGCTGGACGAGTTCTGGGGGTCGTTCTCGGAGACACTGAAGAAGGCCGACACCGAGATGCCGGTGCAGCGCGAGCTGACCGGCGAGAACTGCCCGAAGTGCGGCAAGCCGCTCCAGAAGCGGTACAGCGCGACGACCGGCGGGTTCTTCGTCGGCTGCACCGGGTACGGCGACGACCCGCCGTGCAAGTACATCCAGCCGCGGCCGGGCGAGGCCGAGCGCGAGGGGCCGACGGTCACGGACATCCCGTGCCCGGCGTGCGGCAAGTTCATGGTCCGCAAGACCGGCCGGTTCGGCGTGTTCTACACGTGCGAGGGCGCCCCGGAGTGCCCGACCACGATGAACGAAAACGCCGAAGGCAAGCGCACGGTGACCGCGCTGCCGACGCCGCACAAGTGCCCGAAGTGCGAGAAGCACAACCTGCTGCTGAAGGAGAGCAAAGCGGGCAAGAAGTACGTGGGCTGCCCGGACTCGAAGTGCGGCTACATGGGCGACGTGGACGCCGAGGGCAACCCGGTGAAGCCCGCGGACACCGGCATCGCGTGCGAGAAGTGCGGCAAGCCGATGGTGATCAAGGTGGCGTGGCGGGGGCCGTTCCTCTCGTGCAGCGGCTACCCGAAGTGCCGCAACGCGAAGTCGATCAACGCGGAGCTGAAGGAGAAGCTCAAGGACATCATGCCGCCGACGCCGGAGCGGACCGAGAAGAAGAAAGATCCGGTACTGGCGATCGAGACCGGCGAAACGTGCCCGGAGTGCGGCGCGCCGATGAAGCTGATGAAGTCGCGGTTCGGCCCGGGGTACTACCTGGGCTGCTCGAAGTACCCCAAGTGCAAGGGCAAGGGCAAGGTGTCGCCGGAACTCCAGGCGAAGATCGACGCCGCCACAGCGGCGGCCGCTGCGAGTTGA
- a CDS encoding S8 family serine peptidase, with product MPEPVPTVFDEIFARLTPDSIFGDPRATGAGVAVAVIDSGVERSVLEDKFRAAGTPIQPIEGAVFRSSVPSASGGEARPAPPLEYTGHQSSPHGTTVADIILTLAPQVKLYSADVFGAAGSCEVETVIAALRYALDVWKVKVVNLSLGVPEHKLQQLPRRQQLQRAIEEAYFRDVLVFAAAHNEHPLTRSYPAAFAPPLISVDKGLFADPLGFAYKLSEHVEFQAHGKGYLGPLAREPATSWATPHLAGIAARILSLKPDLKPFEIKTILYWLFRSGSGGS from the coding sequence ATGCCCGAGCCGGTCCCCACCGTATTCGACGAGATCTTCGCCCGGCTCACGCCGGACAGCATCTTCGGCGACCCGCGCGCGACCGGGGCCGGTGTGGCCGTCGCCGTGATCGACTCCGGCGTCGAGCGCTCGGTCCTCGAAGACAAGTTCCGCGCGGCGGGCACCCCGATTCAGCCGATCGAAGGCGCCGTGTTCCGCTCAAGCGTCCCGTCCGCTTCTGGCGGGGAGGCGCGCCCCGCCCCCCCGCTCGAATACACCGGCCACCAGTCCAGCCCCCACGGCACCACGGTCGCGGACATCATCCTCACGCTCGCGCCGCAGGTGAAGCTGTATTCCGCCGATGTGTTCGGCGCGGCCGGGTCGTGCGAAGTGGAAACGGTGATCGCGGCGCTCCGGTACGCCCTGGACGTGTGGAAGGTGAAGGTGGTGAACCTGTCGCTCGGCGTGCCGGAACACAAGCTCCAGCAGCTCCCGCGGCGGCAGCAGTTGCAACGGGCCATTGAAGAGGCCTACTTTCGCGACGTCCTCGTGTTCGCGGCGGCGCACAACGAGCACCCGCTGACGCGGAGCTACCCGGCCGCGTTCGCGCCGCCGCTCATCTCGGTCGATAAGGGGCTGTTCGCCGACCCGCTCGGCTTCGCTTACAAGTTGAGCGAACACGTCGAGTTCCAGGCGCACGGGAAGGGGTACCTCGGCCCGCTGGCGCGCGAGCCCGCAACGAGTTGGGCGACCCCGCACCTGGCCGGCATCGCGGCCCGCATCCTGTCGCTCAAGCCGGACCTGAAGCCGTTCGAGATCAAGACGATCCTGTACTGGCTGTTCCGGAGCGGGAGCGGAGGGAGTTGA
- a CDS encoding response regulator, translated as MTDIVLIVDDEESVRRTFQEWLTAAMPEARVFAVADSESALRIANEHAVDLAVLDWNLGSGSDGLRLLEDLVEFRPDIVAILVTGFAHQATPLDALRMGVRDYLDKNQDLNRDGFVAAVRRQLDRIRPAKQQRELNRRLAAFREAVEKVLPIVQTAAAFNDPVPLPDAVRALLRFVIRGTRAADGVLIVRHTAADGTESTTVYASDGEPLPAPGVPFARSLAASVVGFQEPVALNDFDPAALGPMELLPFEANRSCILAAPIPVGSDAVVVVELFDKAAPGFGDDDRRLLAAAAAVGADLLRQAVAERQTHRLLFDAVGAALEATSHLTNVTAPAPEAAPLPLMMARLREGLGADANATADADTTLRFVEAVRALAVRHGPGAVEHCIKVVSDLRKLLDEITGSV; from the coding sequence ATGACCGACATCGTACTGATCGTGGACGACGAGGAGTCCGTCCGGCGGACGTTCCAGGAGTGGCTCACGGCCGCCATGCCGGAGGCGCGCGTGTTCGCCGTCGCGGACTCGGAATCGGCCCTGCGAATCGCCAACGAGCACGCGGTCGATCTCGCCGTCCTCGACTGGAACCTCGGTTCGGGCTCCGACGGCCTGCGGCTCCTGGAAGACCTCGTCGAGTTCCGGCCGGACATCGTCGCCATCCTCGTCACCGGCTTCGCCCACCAGGCGACGCCGCTGGACGCGCTCCGCATGGGCGTGCGCGACTACCTCGACAAGAACCAGGACCTGAACCGGGACGGGTTCGTCGCGGCGGTGCGCCGCCAGCTCGACCGGATCCGCCCGGCGAAGCAGCAGCGCGAGCTGAACCGCCGCCTCGCGGCGTTCCGCGAGGCGGTCGAAAAGGTGCTGCCGATCGTGCAGACGGCGGCCGCGTTCAACGACCCGGTGCCGCTGCCCGACGCGGTCCGCGCGCTGCTCCGGTTCGTGATCCGCGGCACCCGGGCGGCCGACGGCGTGCTGATCGTGCGCCACACGGCCGCCGACGGCACCGAATCGACGACCGTCTACGCCTCCGACGGCGAACCGCTCCCGGCGCCCGGCGTGCCGTTCGCCCGGTCGCTCGCGGCCAGCGTCGTCGGGTTCCAGGAGCCGGTCGCGCTCAACGACTTCGACCCGGCGGCGCTCGGGCCGATGGAGCTGCTGCCGTTCGAGGCGAACCGGTCGTGCATCCTGGCGGCCCCGATCCCGGTGGGGAGCGACGCCGTGGTGGTGGTGGAGCTGTTCGACAAGGCCGCCCCGGGCTTCGGCGACGACGACCGGCGCCTGCTCGCCGCCGCGGCGGCGGTCGGGGCGGACCTGCTCCGGCAGGCCGTGGCCGAGCGGCAGACGCACCGGCTCCTGTTCGACGCGGTGGGCGCGGCGCTCGAGGCCACGTCGCACCTGACGAACGTCACGGCCCCCGCCCCGGAGGCCGCCCCGCTACCGCTCATGATGGCGCGGCTCCGCGAGGGGCTCGGCGCCGACGCGAACGCCACCGCCGACGCGGACACCACGCTGCGCTTCGTCGAGGCCGTGCGGGCGCTCGCGGTGCGGCACGGGCCGGGCGCCGTGGAGCACTGCATCAAGGTGGTCAGCGACCTGCGCAAGCTGCTGGACGAAATCACCGGCAGCGTTTGA
- a CDS encoding TIGR02996 domain-containing protein, translating into MSTDERAFLDAIIAAPDDDTARLVYADWLTENGRPDRGAFIRTEIELARTPPTTEEDERRRRVLIERRDDLLKRHKAVWLKPFLPFAKDSAFERGFVEALEVHASTFLQSAEKWFALTPLTRVRFTVCNAWDAGSASYVWWAERLFTSPLLSRLKVIELEHLQLTADDLTPLAAAPDLSRLRELVLAVNNIRNEGAVRLAAMPQLQGLEVLDLRGNGISDAGARAVAQSPHLGGLKELRMTRNPIRNKTWAVLEERFGDALTS; encoded by the coding sequence ATGAGCACCGACGAACGCGCCTTCCTCGACGCGATCATCGCCGCCCCGGACGACGACACCGCGCGCCTCGTGTACGCCGACTGGCTCACCGAAAACGGCCGGCCCGATCGCGGCGCGTTCATCCGCACGGAAATCGAACTGGCCCGCACGCCGCCCACAACAGAAGAGGACGAGCGGCGGCGGCGCGTCCTGATCGAACGCCGGGACGACCTGCTCAAGCGGCACAAGGCCGTCTGGCTCAAACCGTTCCTGCCGTTCGCGAAGGATTCAGCGTTCGAGCGCGGGTTCGTCGAGGCGCTCGAGGTGCACGCGAGCACCTTCCTCCAGAGCGCCGAGAAGTGGTTCGCACTCACGCCGCTGACGCGGGTCCGGTTCACCGTTTGCAACGCCTGGGATGCCGGCTCCGCGAGTTACGTGTGGTGGGCGGAGCGCCTGTTCACCTCGCCGCTCCTGTCGCGGCTGAAAGTCATCGAGTTGGAACACCTGCAACTGACCGCGGACGATCTGACGCCCCTGGCCGCCGCGCCGGACCTGTCGCGGTTGCGGGAACTGGTCCTCGCGGTCAACAACATCCGCAACGAGGGGGCCGTGCGGCTCGCCGCAATGCCACAATTGCAGGGCCTCGAGGTCCTCGACCTCCGCGGTAACGGGATCAGCGACGCCGGCGCGCGGGCCGTCGCACAGAGCCCGCACCTGGGCGGGCTCAAAGAGCTCCGGATGACGCGCAACCCGATCCGCAACAAGACCTGGGCCGTGCTGGAAGAACGCTTCGGTGACGCGCTCACGTCATAG
- a CDS encoding protein kinase domain-containing protein produces the protein MAGGYRCSLGHTWSPTDGAAATACPVCGDTTIVTLSGLDKPLYVFSAGTDPRSGQAATQSIAPGVAVVPPDHAATVAFSQSDTPPTDTPDPSFSSLAVVLPESSRSSASGGTASSVVPFGVAGASDFAPPQVPGYEIIHEVGRGGMGVVYKARQLSLNRLVALKMILSGAHAGPTERERFRREAEAVAALQHPHIVQIFDIGEANGHPYLALEFVSGGSLAQALTGDPWASARAAELVEVLARTMQFAHDAGIVHRDLKPGNILLSAEPGARAPEPKADAPPPSAPRPAARGPSSALRPKVTDFGLAKRLDETLGDGGTRTGAVMGTPSYIAPEQASGKTSEVGPAVDVYALGAILYELLTGRPPFRGETPLDTVLQVLHDDPVSPKRLHPLVPRDLETICLKCLSKSPAKRYATAAALADDLGRFRRGEPIKARPLSAWGRGVKWARRHPALAVLMSVTVIATAALVTVLSVAYAQVRNAVDEKDHQARVAQQESTSAKEQKALAEAEKRRAEDLAAENDRRRREAVQKADELKREADRTRRAAFALQLAQVAILCDRDPLRAAALLDDETRCPRDLRDFTWHYLRRLCQRDDRVYADHGPDDPLHAVAYSPTGTIVATAGAAGTIRVWDPAPGAPGPYSRATPGPSTGSRSAPTGRSSPPPGRTGPFACGCCRSGCWTRPAGR, from the coding sequence ATGGCCGGTGGGTACCGTTGTTCGCTCGGTCACACCTGGAGCCCGACAGACGGGGCCGCGGCCACCGCCTGCCCGGTGTGCGGCGACACCACGATTGTCACCCTGTCCGGTCTCGATAAGCCGCTGTACGTGTTCTCGGCCGGGACGGACCCGCGCAGCGGGCAGGCCGCGACGCAGTCCATCGCGCCGGGCGTGGCGGTCGTCCCGCCCGACCACGCGGCCACCGTCGCGTTTTCGCAGTCGGACACGCCGCCCACCGATACGCCCGACCCCTCGTTCTCGTCGCTCGCCGTCGTCCTCCCCGAGTCCTCCCGGTCGTCCGCGTCCGGCGGTACGGCGAGCAGCGTGGTGCCGTTCGGCGTCGCGGGGGCGAGCGATTTCGCCCCGCCGCAGGTGCCGGGGTACGAGATCATCCACGAGGTGGGCCGGGGCGGGATGGGCGTCGTCTACAAGGCCCGCCAGCTCAGCCTCAACCGGTTGGTCGCGCTCAAGATGATCCTCTCGGGCGCCCACGCCGGGCCGACCGAGCGCGAGCGGTTCCGGCGCGAGGCCGAGGCCGTCGCCGCGCTCCAGCACCCGCACATCGTCCAGATCTTCGACATCGGCGAGGCGAACGGGCACCCGTACCTGGCCCTGGAGTTCGTGAGCGGCGGCAGCCTCGCCCAGGCCCTGACCGGCGACCCGTGGGCCTCCGCCCGCGCGGCCGAGCTGGTCGAGGTGCTCGCCCGCACCATGCAGTTCGCGCACGACGCCGGCATCGTCCACCGGGACCTGAAGCCGGGGAACATCCTGCTGAGCGCGGAACCGGGGGCGCGGGCCCCGGAGCCGAAAGCGGACGCGCCGCCCCCGTCCGCCCCGCGGCCCGCGGCCCGCGGCCCGAGTTCCGCGCTGCGGCCGAAGGTGACCGACTTCGGGCTCGCCAAGCGGCTCGACGAGACGCTCGGGGACGGCGGCACGCGCACCGGCGCGGTCATGGGCACGCCGAGCTACATCGCGCCCGAACAGGCCAGCGGGAAGACGAGCGAGGTCGGCCCGGCGGTGGACGTGTACGCGCTCGGCGCGATCCTGTACGAGCTGCTCACGGGCCGCCCCCCGTTTCGCGGCGAGACCCCGCTGGACACCGTCCTTCAGGTGCTGCACGACGACCCGGTCTCGCCCAAGCGGTTGCACCCGCTCGTGCCCCGCGACCTGGAGACGATCTGCCTCAAGTGCCTGAGCAAGAGCCCGGCCAAGCGGTACGCGACCGCGGCCGCGCTCGCCGACGATCTCGGGCGGTTCCGGCGGGGCGAGCCGATCAAGGCGCGGCCCCTGTCCGCGTGGGGCCGCGGGGTTAAATGGGCGCGGCGGCACCCGGCGCTGGCCGTTCTGATGAGCGTGACCGTGATCGCGACCGCCGCCCTCGTTACCGTGCTGTCCGTCGCCTACGCGCAGGTGCGTAACGCGGTCGATGAGAAGGACCACCAGGCCCGGGTCGCCCAACAGGAGAGCACGAGCGCGAAGGAGCAAAAGGCGCTCGCCGAAGCCGAGAAGAGGCGCGCCGAGGACCTCGCGGCCGAAAACGACCGGCGGCGCCGGGAGGCCGTGCAGAAGGCCGACGAGCTGAAGCGCGAGGCCGACCGCACCCGCCGCGCCGCGTTCGCCCTCCAGCTCGCCCAGGTCGCCATCCTGTGCGACCGCGACCCGCTCCGCGCGGCCGCGCTCCTGGACGACGAGACGCGGTGCCCCCGGGACCTCCGCGACTTCACCTGGCACTACCTGCGCCGCCTGTGCCAGCGGGACGACCGCGTGTACGCCGATCACGGGCCGGACGACCCGCTCCACGCGGTCGCGTACTCGCCGACCGGTACCATCGTCGCCACCGCGGGGGCGGCGGGCACGATCCGCGTGTGGGACCCCGCACCGGGCGCACCTGGGCCGTACTCGCGGGCCACGCCGGGACCGTCCACGGGCTCGCGTTCAGCCCCGACGGGGCGGTCCTCGCCTCCGCCGGGGCGGACGGGACCGTTCGCCTGTGGGTGCTGCCGGTCCGGGTGCTGGACACGGCCCGCCGGGCGATGA
- a CDS encoding WD40 repeat domain-containing protein produces MFGHTASIYALAFSDDGQVLASAGFDKTVRLWDADDGHERGRLVGHAQQVNAAAFAPDRRTLVSAGADGTAVVWHTMPREHEPDDVFRFWREPAGTPTAQGLAAAGVGGAGTAFITVDDAGRVRILAADYVPPGGAVPPGRPGPLALSFLPYRTPNLKEKASAAAASADGRSFVIATEHGLRVWQPYRPARIFGRDGAPPRGAFTASVFVRTPAPVRAACFDLTGRWLATADEDGVLVYDVHEIPVTDDHPVDLKGKRVLTSAGVRELAFHPNQEWLAAAVGTRVHIVSLDGKEPAGAPAAHDPKAEVDAIAFDRSGGFMATGDASGLIKLWSLNGAGRPTFVRDLPGHTGAVKALAFSADGRTLASGGDDRTVILWDPVAGQERLSLTGHADIVLKAAFNADGTALVTVSRDGAVKRWRADVRPAPDGSRLPFVSHMP; encoded by the coding sequence CTGTTCGGTCACACGGCCTCGATCTACGCCCTGGCGTTCAGCGACGATGGGCAGGTGCTCGCCAGCGCCGGGTTCGACAAGACGGTGCGGCTGTGGGACGCGGACGACGGCCACGAGCGCGGCCGGCTCGTCGGGCACGCGCAGCAGGTGAACGCGGCCGCGTTCGCGCCCGATCGCCGCACACTGGTTTCGGCCGGTGCGGACGGGACCGCGGTCGTTTGGCACACGATGCCCCGCGAGCACGAACCAGACGACGTGTTTCGGTTCTGGCGCGAGCCCGCGGGCACACCGACCGCGCAGGGCCTCGCGGCGGCGGGCGTGGGCGGTGCGGGCACGGCGTTCATCACGGTCGATGACGCCGGCCGCGTGCGCATCCTGGCCGCCGATTACGTGCCGCCCGGTGGCGCCGTGCCGCCCGGTCGGCCCGGCCCGCTCGCGCTGTCGTTTCTTCCGTACCGCACCCCGAACCTGAAAGAGAAAGCGAGCGCGGCGGCGGCGTCCGCCGACGGCCGGAGCTTCGTCATCGCCACCGAACACGGGCTGCGCGTGTGGCAGCCGTACAGGCCGGCTCGGATCTTCGGCCGCGACGGCGCGCCGCCGCGCGGCGCCTTTACCGCCTCGGTGTTCGTGAGGACCCCCGCGCCGGTCCGCGCCGCGTGCTTCGACCTGACCGGTCGGTGGCTCGCCACAGCGGACGAGGACGGCGTTCTCGTGTACGACGTTCACGAGATTCCGGTTACAGACGATCACCCGGTGGACCTGAAGGGTAAGCGGGTGCTCACATCGGCCGGGGTGCGCGAGCTGGCGTTTCACCCGAACCAGGAGTGGCTGGCCGCGGCGGTCGGCACCCGGGTCCACATCGTGTCGCTGGACGGGAAGGAACCGGCGGGCGCGCCGGCGGCGCACGACCCCAAGGCGGAGGTGGACGCGATCGCGTTCGATCGGAGCGGCGGGTTCATGGCGACCGGCGACGCGAGCGGGCTCATCAAGCTGTGGTCGCTCAACGGCGCGGGCCGTCCGACGTTCGTCCGCGACCTGCCGGGTCACACCGGTGCGGTGAAGGCGCTGGCGTTCAGTGCGGACGGCCGGACGCTCGCGTCCGGCGGGGACGACAGGACTGTGATTCTGTGGGACCCGGTTGCCGGTCAGGAGCGCCTCTCGCTGACCGGCCACGCCGACATCGTGCTGAAGGCGGCGTTCAACGCGGACGGCACCGCGCTCGTTACCGTGAGTCGCGACGGGGCGGTGAAGCGGTGGCGCGCCGACGTGCGCCCGGCGCCCGACGGCTCGCGGCTGCCCTTCGTGTCCCACATGCCCTGA
- a CDS encoding glycine zipper domain-containing protein has product MAKKPTPAAKNGKGKESLGAVGGAAGGAAAGAAVGSILGPLGAAVGAVVGGVGGAVAGKEAATPEGSAKVKRAATSAKKAVTKAVKKVTKKVAAAKPVKKAATAAKKAKTAVAKVGAAKTPTKKTATRKS; this is encoded by the coding sequence ATGGCGAAGAAACCGACACCGGCGGCGAAGAACGGCAAGGGCAAGGAGTCGCTCGGCGCGGTCGGCGGGGCCGCCGGTGGTGCGGCGGCGGGCGCCGCCGTGGGATCGATACTCGGACCGCTCGGTGCGGCGGTGGGCGCCGTGGTGGGCGGAGTCGGTGGGGCGGTCGCCGGTAAGGAAGCGGCCACGCCCGAGGGTTCGGCCAAGGTGAAACGCGCGGCCACGAGCGCCAAGAAGGCGGTGACCAAGGCGGTCAAGAAGGTGACGAAGAAGGTCGCGGCGGCGAAGCCCGTGAAAAAGGCCGCGACCGCGGCGAAGAAGGCCAAGACCGCGGTGGCGAAGGTCGGCGCGGCCAAAACGCCGACGAAGAAGACCGCCACGCGGAAGAGCTGA
- the hpt gene encoding hypoxanthine phosphoribosyltransferase produces MQVLIPADRIHARVSEMATEIAHAYEGKAVTVVGVLTGCLIFTADLIRRIDLPLRVAFVTASSYRGPTTVPGLLEIRDDLLPDVAGKHVLLLDDILDTGKTLTRVVAHLIDRGAASVKVGVLLRKIGRQEVPFEPDFVGFTIPDKFVVGYGLDFNDEYRHLPYIGVFSAGE; encoded by the coding sequence ATGCAAGTCCTCATCCCCGCCGATCGCATCCACGCGCGCGTGAGCGAGATGGCCACCGAGATCGCCCACGCTTACGAGGGCAAGGCGGTCACGGTGGTCGGCGTGCTAACCGGCTGCCTGATCTTCACCGCCGACCTCATCCGCCGCATCGACCTGCCGCTCCGGGTCGCGTTCGTCACCGCGTCCAGCTACCGCGGGCCGACGACCGTGCCCGGCCTGCTGGAGATCCGCGACGACCTCCTGCCGGACGTCGCCGGCAAGCACGTCCTCCTGCTCGACGACATTCTCGACACCGGCAAGACGCTGACGCGGGTGGTCGCGCACCTGATCGACCGCGGGGCGGCGTCGGTCAAGGTGGGGGTGCTGCTGCGCAAGATCGGGCGACAGGAGGTGCCGTTCGAGCCGGACTTCGTCGGGTTCACCATCCCGGACAAGTTCGTCGTCGGTTACGGCCTGGATTTTAACGACGAGTACCGGCACCTGCCGTACATCGGTGTTTTCTCCGCGGGAGAATAG